One genomic segment of Candidatus Atribacteria bacterium ADurb.Bin276 includes these proteins:
- the cobD gene encoding Threonine-phosphate decarboxylase yields MMNVPIHGGRLIEMELRGKSPVDFSVNLNPWGPPQILKEHWNDWFRYVSYYPPLDWEFYQKRIALLYNLDQNLILPFNGATQGIYFIARRHQAKKIFVIEPCFTEYARAFNLEGKTVIHSNLLFREGFHSIMSRIERESPDLIVLGNPGNPLGQCLSKKERLILYHWCREKKVALLVDEAFQEFIQEKTSFLPQLNGEDQTLIIIRSLTKYYSLAGLRGGFIVANPSLVEEWKMALEPWSINTLLAVTLDLLVSIDLGEFHSLTLQELRNEKRYIEESLGKLFNLFELQPSVVNFYTVRIKAQTSCFYSFLQNQKLIVRFLGDFWGMSNDFFRFSVRTHEENIKLIQVINEYARTL; encoded by the coding sequence ATGATGAACGTACCCATCCATGGTGGTCGACTAATAGAGATGGAATTGAGAGGCAAATCCCCGGTGGATTTCAGTGTTAACTTAAATCCGTGGGGTCCGCCTCAAATATTAAAGGAACACTGGAATGATTGGTTTCGGTATGTTTCCTATTATCCCCCTCTTGATTGGGAATTTTATCAAAAAAGGATAGCCCTGCTTTATAATTTGGATCAAAACCTGATTCTTCCCTTCAATGGCGCAACCCAGGGTATTTATTTTATCGCCCGTCGTCATCAGGCTAAAAAAATCTTTGTTATAGAGCCATGTTTTACTGAATATGCTCGTGCTTTTAATTTAGAAGGAAAAACAGTAATCCATAGTAATCTTTTGTTCCGAGAAGGATTCCATAGCATAATGTCTCGTATAGAAAGGGAAAGCCCGGATCTAATCGTATTAGGGAATCCTGGTAATCCCTTAGGTCAATGTCTTTCAAAAAAGGAAAGGCTCATTTTATACCATTGGTGTCGAGAGAAAAAGGTGGCATTGTTGGTTGATGAAGCATTTCAAGAGTTTATTCAGGAAAAAACTTCTTTTTTACCACAATTGAACGGTGAGGACCAAACCTTAATCATTATCCGCTCTCTTACAAAATATTATTCCTTAGCTGGATTGAGGGGAGGCTTTATAGTGGCTAACCCATCATTGGTTGAGGAGTGGAAAATGGCTCTTGAACCCTGGAGTATAAATACGCTTTTGGCTGTAACTTTAGATTTGCTTGTCAGTATCGATCTTGGTGAATTTCATTCCCTTACGTTGCAGGAACTACGTAATGAAAAACGATATATTGAAGAGAGCCTAGGGAAACTCTTTAACCTTTTTGAACTTCAACCTTCAGTAGTAAATTTTTATACGGTAAGAATCAAAGCCCAGACAAGTTGCTTCTATTCTTTCCTTCAAAACCAAAAGCTCATTGTGCGCTTTTTGGGTGATTTTTGGGGAATGTCTAATGATTTTTTCCGGTTTTCAGTTCGGACTCACGAAGAGAATATAAAATTAATTCAGGTGATAAATGAATATGCCCGAACCTTATAA